A region from the Thauera humireducens genome encodes:
- a CDS encoding Arm DNA-binding domain-containing protein, translating to MASIRTLASTGTLFIDFRYEGKRCREYTRLEDTPANRKKLMRLVQRLETDLAAGTFDYASFFPGSKKNSKAHGGRVEAQAVVTVAPPLPAAMPIGAPFAAGLGG from the coding sequence ATGGCTAGCATTCGGACTCTCGCGAGCACAGGAACGCTCTTCATCGATTTTCGCTATGAAGGGAAGCGTTGTCGTGAATACACGCGGCTGGAAGACACTCCCGCGAACCGCAAGAAGCTCATGCGACTCGTACAGCGTCTTGAAACGGATCTTGCCGCTGGCACCTTCGACTACGCCAGCTTCTTCCCTGGCAGCAAGAAGAACTCAAAAGCCCACGGAGGCCGGGTAGAAGCGCAAGCGGTCGTCACAGTCGCTCCGCCTTTGCCGGCTGCGATGCCTATCGGGGCACCGTTTGCTGCAGGCTTGGGCGGATAG